DNA sequence from the Thauera sedimentorum genome:
CGATGCGCAGGAAGGTAGCTGGCGACTGACCGGCGTGCGCCAGACTCAGTTCACCGACGGTGCAACCGCAGTGGTGGAATTGCCTGAGATCGCCTGGCGTTCCGAACTTACGCCCGACGTCCTGAGTGTGTTGATGGTGGCGCCGGAACGCATGTCGGTGGATGCGCTGTACGCCTACATCCGCCATCTGCAGGAAAACCGCCAGAGCGCCGAGCGCTACGAGATCGCCCTGTGGAAGAAGCTCACCTATCCGCTTGCGGCGCTGGTGATGATGGCCCTGGCGCTGCCCTTCGCCTTCATGCACGACCGGCACGGCGCGGTCAGCGTCAAGGTGTTCTTCGGCGTGATGCTCGGCGTCGGCTTTCACCTGCTCAACGGCCTGTTCTCCAACCTGGGGGCGATCAATGCCTGGCCGCCGGTGATGGCGGCCATCACGCCCAGCCTGATCTTCCTGCTGGCGGCCGGCGCGCTGCTGTACCTGGTGGAGCGGCGCTGAGCCGGGGCGGCACGGGCGCTGCGATCGCGGGCAACCCCCTGCAGGCAGGAAGCGGCCAGCGAGGGCGTGTAGGAGCTGCCTTTGTCGCGATGCGCTGCGCGGCGAAGCCGTAAACGACAGAACGGGCCCCGCGGGGCCCGTTCTGCGTTGCCAGGACCGGAAACCGGTCAGGCTTGTTGCTGCTTCTTCGCTGCGACAGCCTTGTAGTCGAGCTTTTCCTTGATCCGGGCGGACTTGCCCGAACGCTGGCGCAGGTAGTACAGCTTGGCGCGACGCACGTCACCGCGACGCTTGACCTCGATGCTGGCCACCAGCGGGGAGTAGGTCTGGAAAGTCCGTTCCACGCCCTCGCCGGAGGAGATCTTGCGCACGATGAAGTTGGAGTTGAGACCGCGGTTGCGCTTGGCGATCACCACGCCTTCGTAGGCCTGGAGACGTTCGCGGTTGCCTTCCTTGACCTTGACCTGCACCACCACGGTGTCGCCGGGGGCGAACGCCGGAATGGTCTTGCCTTCGGTCAGGCGGGCGATTTCTTCCTGTTCGAGCTGCTGAATCAGGTTCATCTATGACTCCTGTCGTTTCAATGGCCTGTGGCCTTGCATGCAGAGCAGGCGGACCTGGTGCGATGCGGTTTGTAATGGAACGTTCAGCCCGTGTTGCGGCCGGACGTTCCTTCCTGTTCCTGCTCGAATTCCTCGAGCAGGTTCAATTCTTCCTTGCTCAACTGCCGCCCGGCCAGCAGGTCGGGGCGCAGTAGCCGGGTGCGGCCCAGCGACTGCTTGAGCCGCCAGCGGCGGATTGCCGCGTGGTTGCCCGACAGCAGTACCGCCGGCACCGCCTCGTCCCGATAGACCTCGGGGCGGGTGTAGTGCGGGCAGTCCAGCAGCCCGTCGGCGAACGAATCCTCGCGAGCGGAATCCGCGTCGTTCAGCGCGCCGGGCAACTGGCGCACGATCGCGTCCAGCAGCACCATCGCCGGCAGTTCGCCGCCCGACAGCACGAAGTCGCCGAGCGAAATCTCTTCATCGACGCAGCGGTCCAGCAGGCGCTGGTCGACCCCTTCATAGCGTCCGCACAGCAGCACCAGGGCGGGCTGCGCGGCAAGCTCCAATACCTTTTCGTGATCCAGCCTGCGCCCCTGGGGCGACAGGTAGATCACGCGTCCTGCCTCGCCCAGCGCGTCACGCTGCGCCTGGCGGGCCTGGTCGATCGCCTGTGCAAGCGGCTCGGCCAGCATCACCATGCCCGGTCCGCCACCGTAGGGGCGGTCGTCCACGGTGCGATGGGCGTCGCTGGTGAAGTTGCGTGGGTTGTGGAAGGCGATCTCGTAGAGGCCGCGATCCTGCGCCCGCCGGGTGATGCCGCTGCCGGTCAGGGCGGCGAACATCTCGGGGAACAGGGTCACCACGTCGAAGCGTCGCACGCCTGCTCCTTCTTCACCCGGCTTGTTCTGCTTCACCGGTCCCTTGTTACCAATCTCTTTCCCAGGCCACCCGGATGCGCCGGCTGGCCAGGTCGACGTCCAGCACGTAGGCGGCGACGAAGGGGATCAACCTCTCCGCGTCGCCATCGGCCACCTGCAGTACGTCATGCACACCGGTCGACAACAGGCCGGAGACGGTGCCCAGCGCTTCGCCGGCTTCGTTCTCGACCACGAGGCCGACCAGATCGTGCCAGTAGTATTCGTCCTTCGCCGTATCCGGCAAGGCTTCACGCGGCGCACCGATGTACCAGCCGTCGAGCGCCTCGGCCGCGTTGCGGTCCGGGGCTTCCTCGAAGGCCGCTACCAGCCCCTTGCCATGCACCCGACAGCCCTTCAGCGTCATCGGCTGCCATGCGTCGGCGGGTGCGTCGTCGGTCGGCGCGAGCCACCACTGCGGCATCTTGCGCCAGGACAGCGGATCGTCGCCGAAGGGGTGGATCTTGACCCAGCCCTGAACGCCAAAAGGGGCGACGATGCGCCCCAGTACGATCATGGTGCTACGCGAAGCCCGCTGTTCAGGCAGCCGCGGCAGCCTGCTTCACGAGACGGGCGACCGTATCGGAGAGCTGGGCACCGTTCTGCTGCCAGTAGGTCAGGCGCTCGGTGTTGATCACCAGATTTTTCTCGGCGCCGGAGGCCACCGGGTTGTAGAAACCGACGCGCTCGATGAAGCGGCCGTCACGACGGTTGCGCGACTCGGCGGCGACGATGTTGTAGAACGGGCGCTTTTTGGAGCCACCACGGGCAAGACGAATGACGACCATCTGGGTATCCTGATCGGAAGATTCGGAAAACGAAGAACTATATCCGATCGGCTCTTCGCGGACAAGTGCGACGTGTGGAGGCGTTGTGGCCGACAGCATGCGCGACCTGGCGCATTTAATTTCTCCCCAAGGTGGGCAGGTGGAGCCTGCGCGCGGCGATTTTGAATAGAATGCGCTGAACGATAGCGATATGACCTAGACGATGCAGGCGTCCGAACGACAATCCGCCCCGGTCGAGGGGGCGCTGACCTGGTTGGCAACCGAGCCGGATGACGATCCGGTGGCCGACCTGGCCGCGCTGCGCGGACATTTCGGGCGGGTACGGGATCCGGCGGTGCCCAGCGCGGAGTTCGCCAGCTGCCTCGAGCAGTTCGACCTGCGGGTGCTGGACATCTGCGAGCGTTTCCGCGCAAGGCTGCTCGATGCCCCGCTGCCGCTGCCGGCCGATCTGCGCCTGCCGACCGAAGGCCTGATCGATGCCTTGCTCGATCTGGCGGCAGGGTTCCAGCGCGTGCTCGAGGATGTGCGCAGCCGGTGGCTCGGTGGGCAGCGCAGCGATGCGCATGCCCTGATCGTGCGCGCGATGCGGCTGTCGGCCGAAGCCTACCTGTTCGCCTGCATGATCGGTGCGCCCGCGCCCGCGGGGTTCTGGTTGCGCACCTATGCCTTGCTTGCCGTGGCCGTCCGCATCGAGGACGAGGGAGGCGAGGACGGTGGCAAGGCAGGCCCTGCACTTGCGACCGCCCAGGCCATCATGGCCGTTGCCGCCTTGCAGCCGGAAAGCCTGACAGGCCGCGAACTCGTTTGGGTTCGCGATTATCTTGACGGGGCCGAATCCGAAACCCAGATCGGACAGCGCCGTGTCGGCGATGCGAACTCGCTCTACTGGATGGACCCCGAGGCCGATGCTCCGCCGACCGCCTTGTCCCGCAGGGCGGCACCGGAAGGGGAGGGACTGTTCTACTTCAATTCCGGCGCGCTCGCCGCAGATGTGGCGAGGCGCCTCGAGTGGCTGGAACTGCGGATTGCGCAGGCCGAAGTGGTGGGGCTGGAGCGCGATGTGGACCTGCTCAACGCCGATGGTCCCGCGCTGCCGGCCGGTTTGACACCAGTCGAGGCATTGTCGCTCCTCCGCCGCATGCACGAGCGCTGGTCCGCGCCGCCGCATCGCGTGGCGCCGCGCCGCCAGCATGAGTACACGGTCCAGGTGTGTGCCGGCCTGAGGGCCATCTGGGAGATGTTCCGCCGCGGCGAAGCTCAGGCGCGCATTGCCGAATGGATGGTGTGCAACGAGAGCCCGGGCGGTTACGCGATCATGAGCGTGTCGGGTGTCTCCGGCGTGCTCAGCGCGGGAATGGTGCTGGCGCTGCGGCCGGACGCCGGCAAGCCGTGGAGTCTGTGCATCGTCCGCTGGATCCGCAGCGACAACGCGGATCAGGTGGAACTCGGCCTGCAGGTCGTCGCGCACGGCGGCACCGCGGCGACCATCGCCTTCAGGGGGGGCGATGTGAAGACCATCCTGCCGGCCCTGATCCTGCCGCCGCTGAGTGGGGTGCGGCACAACCCGGCCGTGCTGGTGAAGACGGGGTCCTACGCCTCGCGGCGCTTCGTGCTCGTTCGCGACCTGGAGCAGCGCCTCTACGTGGCGCAGGGACGGGTGATCAGTCTGGACATGCAGACGGCGAACATCGAACTCCTGCAGTACGAGATCGACCCCTATCCGATCTGATCCCCGGTCTGGTTGTCGAGCAGGTCGGCTAGCGAGATGTCTGCCTGCTGCAGGGCGGCTGAAAAGCGGGTCGCGGCCGTCCGCGCCGGAGCGCTCTGCCCGGCAGTGTCGAGCCAGGCCTGGGGCGAAAGTGCGAACTGGGCGATGATGTCGGACAGGCGCAGCCTGTCGGGCGCGATGCTCAACACCCAGTGTCCGTTTTCGGTGCGCGCGACCCAGCCTGCCTCGCACATGGCGCCGAGAACCGCCTCGCATTGATCGTCCGGCAGGCCCACCCGGCCCTGCAGGTGCCGGAACTCCGCGGATTCTCCGGTGCGCTGCGCGCTCGCCAGGTCCACCAGCATGCTGGTTGCGGCGTGCGTGCGATCGCCGGGGAAGGGCGGTGCCACCCGGCGGCGCTCGATGAAGGCCGGCAGGGTGGCGCTGAGCAGCGCGCCGAGCAGCACGATCACCCACGAGAGGTAAAGCCAGACGAGAAAGATCGGCAGCGCCGCAAAGGCACCATAGACCAGCGTATACGTGGGAAAGCGCGCGATGAACAGGCCGAATGCGCGCTGCATCAGGAAGAACGCGATGGCTGCGGCGAGCCCGCCTGCCAGGGCGTGCAGGGCCCGGACCGGGTGGTTCGGCACCGCGAAGTAGAGGTAGCTGAACAGCAGGCCGAGCATCAGCGGCGGCAGCAGGCGGGCCGCCATCTCGCCCAGCCAGGGAACGTGGTCGACCAGTTCCATCGACGCGCTGACGAGGTAGCCGGAGGCGAACACGCTGGCGCCGAGTACCAGCGGCCCCAGGGTGAGCGCGAACCAATAGACAGCGATGCGAAAGAGCAGCGGCCGCGGCTGGCGCACGCCCCAGATCTGGTTGAACACGCGCTCGATGGTGGACAGCAGCATCAGGGCGGTCACCACCAGCAGTGCGGTACCGAGCAGGGTCAGCCCGGTTGCCTTCTGCGAGAACTGCAATGCGTAGGTGGTGATGATCTTGCCGGCGCGTTCCGGCAGCAGATTCTCCAGCAGGAAGATCTTCAACGAGGTGCCGAGCTCGGCGAAGCCGGGGAAGTTGCTGAACAGCGCGATCGCCACCGTTACCAGCGGTACCAGGGCGAGCAGGGTGGTGAAGGCAAGACTGCCCGCCACCTGAGGACAGCGGGTGGCCTTGAAGCGGGTCAGCAGCAGACGGGCCAGGTCGCGCGTGGCGGAGAGCGGTTTCATCTAAGGGGCGGGTCAGGGGCGCAGGGCGTGGCGGTGACGAACGGTATAATCGCGCGATTCTAGCCGGCATTGCCCTGGCCGGCAGGCCGCGTTTCCCGCAATCGATATCCATTATTCATGAAAGAGATCCTCGTCCTCTACTACAGCCACCGCGGTTCGGTGCGCGCCCTTGCCGAGCAAATCGCGCACGGAATTCATCAGGTGCCGGGCGCCGTGGCACGCGTGCGCACCGTGCCGCGCGTGTCTACCGTGTGCGAGGCGGTGGCAGATGACATTCCGGCCGAAGGGCCGCCTTACGTCGAGGAACGCGATCTGGCCGAATGTATCGGCCTGGCCCTGGGCAGCCCGACGCGTTTCGGCAACATGGCCGCGCCGATGAAGTATTTTCTCGATGGTCTCGCCGGCGCCTGGGTGAACGGTACGCTGGTGGGCAAGCCCGCCTGCGTGTTTACCTCCACCGCCAGCCTGCACGGCGGGCAGGAGAGCACCCTGCTGTCGATGATGCTGCCGCTGATGCACCACGGCATGCTGATTGCCGGTCTGCCCTACACCGAACCGGCGCTGAACGAGACGCGCAGCGGCGGCACGCCCTATGGCGCAAGCCACGTGGCCGGGCAGGAGGGCAGCGCGGCGCTGAGCGCGGACGAGATCGCCCTGGCCCAGGCGCAAGGTCGCCTGCTGGCCGGGTACGCGCTGAAACTGGCGGTGGCGCGATGAGGCCGGCTCATCTGTCCCTGGCGGCGAGCGCCAGCCTGATCGCGCTGATGGTGCTGTGCGTGCTGTGGGAAGGCTGGCTGGCGCCGGTGCGTCCGGGGGGCTCCTGGCTGACGCTCAAGGCTTTGCCGCTGCTGCTGCCCTTGTTCGGTATCCTGCGTGGCCGGCGCTACACCTATCAATGGACGTCGATGCTCTCGTTGCTGTACTTCACCGAGGGTGTGCTGCGAGTGGGCGATCCGGGCTTGATGGGCGTATTCGCCGCGCTGGAACTGATGCTGGCGATGGTGCTGTTCTTCTCCACCATGTTCTACGCGCGGGTCACTGCCCCGTCGCGTCAGAAACCGGCCGAAGACTGACATGAGCGCACGGGCGGTGTGCGGCCAGGCCGCAGACCGCCCGCGTCGCGCCGCTCAGACCTGCGGATTGACCCGCTCGAGCTTGCTGTGCAGCTTGTTCAGCGCATTGAGATAGGCCTTTGCCGAGGCGACGATGATGTCGGTGTCCGCCCCCTGGCCGTTGACCACCTTGCCATCCAGCGCCAGGCGCACCGTGACTTCGCCCTGCGCGTCGGTGCCGGTGGTGATCGCATTGACCGAGTAGAGCAGCAGTTCGCTGCCGCTTCGCGCCACCGTCTCGATGGCCTTGAAGGCGGCGTCGACCGGCCCGGAGCCTTCGGCGGCGATGTGCGTTTCCTGTCCGCCGACCGCCAGCGTGAGCTCGGCCTGCGGAGTCTCGCCGGTTTCCGAATGGAAGCGTGAGGAAACCAGGCGGTAGTGCTCGAGCTCGGGCGTGGTGGCTTCGTCGCTCATCAGCGCGTGCAGGTCCTCGTCGAAGATCTCGTGCTTCTTGTCGGCCAGTTCCTTGAAGCGCGCGAAAGCGTGGTTGAGGTGGTCCTCGGACTCGACCACGATGCCCAGTTCCTGCAGGCGCGAGCGGAAGGCGTTGCGCCCGGAGTGCTTGCCCAGCACCAGCTTGTTGGCGCCCCAGCCGACGTCCTCGGCGCGCATGATTTCGTAGGTTTCGCGGTGCTTGAGCACGCCGTCCTGGTGGATGCCGGACTCGTGCGCGAAGGCGTTGGCGCCGACGATGGCCTTGTTGGGTTGCACCGGAAAGCCGGTGACGCCGGAAACCAGCTTGGATGCCGGCACGATCTGCGTGGTGTCGATGCCGGTGTCGCACTGGAAGACGTCGCGCCGGGTGCGCACCGCCATCACCACCTCTTCCAGCGAGGCGTTGCCGGCGCGTTCGCCCAGGCCGTTGATGGTGCATTCCACCTGACGCGCGCCGGCGCGCACCGCGGCGAGCGAGTTGGCCACCGCCAGGCCGAGGTCGTTGTGGCAATGCACCGACCACACCACCTTGTCGGAATTGGGCACGCGTTCGATCAGCGTCGCGATGGTGGCGGCGAACTGCTCGGGGACGTTGTAGCCCACGGTGTCCGGCACGTTGATGGTGGTGGCGCCCGCGTCGATGACCGCCTCGAAGATGCGGCACAGGAAGTCGATCTCCGAGCGGCCGGCGTCTTCGGCCGAGAACTCGATGTCGTCGGTGTATTCCTTGGCCCAGCCGATCGCCTTGACCGCCTGCTCGACCACCTGGTCGGGCGTCATGCGCAGCTTCTTCTCCATGTGGATCGGGCTGGTGGCGATGAAGGTGTGGATGCGCCCGCGCGCCGCGGAGCGGATGGCCTCGCCGGCGCGGCGGATGTCGTTCTCGTTGGCGCGCGCCAGCGAACAGACGGTGGACTCCTTGACCGCCTCGGCGATCGCGCGCACCGACTCGAAGTCGCCGTTGGAGGCGGCGGCGAAACCGGCCTCGATCACGTCCACCCGCATGCGCTCCAGCTGGCGGGCGATGCGCAGCTTCTCGTCACGGGTCATCGAGGCGCCAGGGCTCTGTTCGCCGTCGCGCAAGGTCGTGTCGAAGATGATCAGCTTGTCGTTCATGTTCGGCTCCAGCAGGAGAGAGGTCGATGCGGATAGAAGCATCCGCCTGCGCGTCTGGCAGGGGTGCGGCTAGGGGGAAGAAAGGGTATGTGTGGTCAGCGCGCGGGGCGCAGCAGCGGGCCGAGCGGTAGCAGGCTCGCCGGCAGGAGGCGAAGCGACAGGAGGGAGGGGTCGCGTTCGGTCGTCATGCGGCTGACTATAGATCAGCTTCCGCGACGCGCGCAAGCAAGTGGCGCGCGTCCCCGCCGCGCGCACCCCGTCAGTCGGCTTCTGTATCCTGGCCCGGCTCTCGCTGCTCGTGGCGGTGCGCCTCAGCGGCTTCCGCGCGGCGTCGGCGGCGGTTCATCCAGCGCCAGCCGTAGAGCACATAGCCGGAGAAGGCATAGGCCAGGAAGAGCGCGAACAGCACCCCGGGCGGGTAGCTGGACACCAGCGCGAAGGCGAGCACCAGCGCGATCAGCACGATGAAGGGCACGCTCTTCTTCAGGTTGATGTCCTTGCCGCTCCAGAAGAACACGTTGCTGACCATGGAGATGCCGGCGAACACGGTGAGGAAGCAGGCCAGCCAGCTGACGTCCTCGCCGGTCAGGCCGTTGTCGATCACCACCCACACCATGCCGGCCACCAGTGCGGCGGCAGCCGGGCTGGGCAGGCCCTGGAAGTAGCGCTTGTCGACCACGTCGATGTTGGTGTTGAAGCGTGCCAGGCGCAGCGCGGCGCCGGCGCAGTAGATGAAGGCGGCGATCCAGCCCAGCTTGCCGAGGTCCTGCAGGGCCCACTCGTACATCACCAGCGCGGGCGCGGCGCCGAAGGACACCATGTCGGAGAGCGAATCGTACTCGGCGCCGAAAGCGCTCTGCGTCTGGGTGAGGCGGGCGACGCGGCCGTCCAGCCCGTCGAGCACCATGGCGATGAAGATCGCCACCGCGGCGTACTCGAAGCGGTCGTTCATCGCCTGCACGATGGCGTAGAAGCCGGCGAACAGGGCGGCGGTGGTGAACAGGTTGGGCAGGATGTAGATGCCGCGGCGACGCTTTGCGATCGGGATCAGGGTCATGGATGGATTCGTTTCCGCCATGGCGCGGGCGTGCGCGTGGTTGAAGATACGGATTCTACCGCATGCGCCGGACCGGCAATCTCGCTGGGCGGGCATCGGGCCGCACTGATGCGGATTCAAACGAAAAAGGCCGGGGTGGCTCGCGCCCGTCCCCGGCCTTGCTCAAGCAGTGGCGCCGATCAGTTCTTGGACTGGTCCACCAGCTTGTTCTTGCTGATCCACGGCATCATGCCGCGCAGCTGCGCACCGACGGTCTCGATCGGGTGATCGGCGTTGAGGCGGCGGCGGGCGGTCATGCTGGGGTAGCCGGTGCGGCCTTCCAGGATGAACATCTTGGCGTATTCGCCGGTCTGGATGCGCTTGAGGGCTTCGCGCATGGCGTAGCGCGACTCCTCGTTGATGACCTCGGGGCCGGTCACGTACTCGCCGTACTCCGCGTTGTTGGAGATGGAGTAGTTCATGTTGGCGATGCCGCCTTCGTACATCAGGTCGACGATCAGCTTCAGTTCGTGCAGGCACTCGAAGTAGGCCATCTCGGGGGCGTAGCCGGCTTCCACCAGGGTCTCGAAGCCCATCTTGACCAGTTCCACGGCGCCGCCGCACAGCACGGCCTGCTCGCCGAAGAGGTCGGTTTCGGTCTCTTCACGGAAGTTGGTCTCGATCACGCCACCCTTGGTGCCGCCATTGGCCGCGGCGTAGGACAGGGCGATGTCGCGGGCCTTGCCGGACTTGTCCTGGTGCACGGCGATCAGGGTCGGCACGCCGCCGCCCTTGAGGTACTCGGAGCGCACGGTGTGGCCCGGGCCCTTGGGGGCGACCATGATCACGTCCAGGTCTTCGCGCGGCACCACCTGGTTGTAGTGCACGTTGAAGCCGTGGGCGAAGGCCAGCGCCGCACCCTTCTTGATGTTGGGCTCGACTTCTTCCTTGTACACCTGCGGGATGTTCTCGTCCGGCAGCAGGATCATCACGACATCGGCGCTCTTGACCGCCTTGGCGATTTCCTCGACCTTCAGGCCGGCGCCCTTGGCCTTGTCCCAGGAGGCGCCGCCCTTGCGCAGGCCGACGGTGACCTTGACGCCCGAGTCGTTGAGGTTCTGCGCATGCGCGTGGCCCTGCGAGCCGTAGCCGACGATGGTGACCTTCTTGCCCTTGATCAGGGAGAGGTCGGCGTCCTTGTCGTAATAAACTTTCATGGTTTTCCTTTCGGTTTTCGGTAAGGGTTGGGTCGCTCCGGCGCGCTCGCCGGCGCTTCCCCGCCTAAACTCAGGGGAGCCTGCAGCTCCGATTGGAACCCTGGTCTCGCACATGCCCCGGCATCGATGCCTGCCGTCGCGACGACTCGTGGTCAGACCGGCGGCGGCAATGATAACGGCGCTTTCGTCCGGCGCGAAACCCCTGCGGGAATCAGAGCTTGAGGATGCGGTCGCCGCGGCCGATGCCGCAGATCCCGGAGCGTACGGTCTCGAGGATCAGGCCGTTG
Encoded proteins:
- the rpsP gene encoding 30S ribosomal protein S16, translated to MVVIRLARGGSKKRPFYNIVAAESRNRRDGRFIERVGFYNPVASGAEKNLVINTERLTYWQQNGAQLSDTVARLVKQAAAAA
- the pssA gene encoding CDP-diacylglycerol--serine O-phosphatidyltransferase, whose protein sequence is MTLIPIAKRRRGIYILPNLFTTAALFAGFYAIVQAMNDRFEYAAVAIFIAMVLDGLDGRVARLTQTQSAFGAEYDSLSDMVSFGAAPALVMYEWALQDLGKLGWIAAFIYCAGAALRLARFNTNIDVVDKRYFQGLPSPAAAALVAGMVWVVIDNGLTGEDVSWLACFLTVFAGISMVSNVFFWSGKDINLKKSVPFIVLIALVLAFALVSSYPPGVLFALFLAYAFSGYVLYGWRWMNRRRRRAEAAEAHRHEQREPGQDTEAD
- the rplS gene encoding 50S ribosomal protein L19, which codes for MNLIQQLEQEEIARLTEGKTIPAFAPGDTVVVQVKVKEGNRERLQAYEGVVIAKRNRGLNSNFIVRKISSGEGVERTFQTYSPLVASIEVKRRGDVRRAKLYYLRQRSGKSARIKEKLDYKAVAAKKQQQA
- the wrbA gene encoding NAD(P)H:quinone oxidoreductase, which translates into the protein MKEILVLYYSHRGSVRALAEQIAHGIHQVPGAVARVRTVPRVSTVCEAVADDIPAEGPPYVEERDLAECIGLALGSPTRFGNMAAPMKYFLDGLAGAWVNGTLVGKPACVFTSTASLHGGQESTLLSMMLPLMHHGMLIAGLPYTEPALNETRSGGTPYGASHVAGQEGSAALSADEIALAQAQGRLLAGYALKLAVAR
- a CDS encoding YihY family inner membrane protein; its protein translation is MKPLSATRDLARLLLTRFKATRCPQVAGSLAFTTLLALVPLVTVAIALFSNFPGFAELGTSLKIFLLENLLPERAGKIITTYALQFSQKATGLTLLGTALLVVTALMLLSTIERVFNQIWGVRQPRPLLFRIAVYWFALTLGPLVLGASVFASGYLVSASMELVDHVPWLGEMAARLLPPLMLGLLFSYLYFAVPNHPVRALHALAGGLAAAIAFFLMQRAFGLFIARFPTYTLVYGAFAALPIFLVWLYLSWVIVLLGALLSATLPAFIERRRVAPPFPGDRTHAATSMLVDLASAQRTGESAEFRHLQGRVGLPDDQCEAVLGAMCEAGWVARTENGHWVLSIAPDRLRLSDIIAQFALSPQAWLDTAGQSAPARTAATRFSAALQQADISLADLLDNQTGDQIG
- a CDS encoding DUF2069 domain-containing protein, with the protein product MRPAHLSLAASASLIALMVLCVLWEGWLAPVRPGGSWLTLKALPLLLPLFGILRGRRYTYQWTSMLSLLYFTEGVLRVGDPGLMGVFAALELMLAMVLFFSTMFYARVTAPSRQKPAED
- the trmD gene encoding tRNA (guanosine(37)-N1)-methyltransferase TrmD — encoded protein: MRRFDVVTLFPEMFAALTGSGITRRAQDRGLYEIAFHNPRNFTSDAHRTVDDRPYGGGPGMVMLAEPLAQAIDQARQAQRDALGEAGRVIYLSPQGRRLDHEKVLELAAQPALVLLCGRYEGVDQRLLDRCVDEEISLGDFVLSGGELPAMVLLDAIVRQLPGALNDADSAREDSFADGLLDCPHYTRPEVYRDEAVPAVLLSGNHAAIRRWRLKQSLGRTRLLRPDLLAGRQLSKEELNLLEEFEQEQEGTSGRNTG
- the ilvC gene encoding ketol-acid reductoisomerase, with the translated sequence MKVYYDKDADLSLIKGKKVTIVGYGSQGHAHAQNLNDSGVKVTVGLRKGGASWDKAKGAGLKVEEIAKAVKSADVVMILLPDENIPQVYKEEVEPNIKKGAALAFAHGFNVHYNQVVPREDLDVIMVAPKGPGHTVRSEYLKGGGVPTLIAVHQDKSGKARDIALSYAAANGGTKGGVIETNFREETETDLFGEQAVLCGGAVELVKMGFETLVEAGYAPEMAYFECLHELKLIVDLMYEGGIANMNYSISNNAEYGEYVTGPEVINEESRYAMREALKRIQTGEYAKMFILEGRTGYPSMTARRRLNADHPIETVGAQLRGMMPWISKNKLVDQSKN
- the rimM gene encoding ribosome maturation factor RimM (Essential for efficient processing of 16S rRNA) produces the protein MIVLGRIVAPFGVQGWVKIHPFGDDPLSWRKMPQWWLAPTDDAPADAWQPMTLKGCRVHGKGLVAAFEEAPDRNAAEALDGWYIGAPREALPDTAKDEYYWHDLVGLVVENEAGEALGTVSGLLSTGVHDVLQVADGDAERLIPFVAAYVLDVDLASRRIRVAWERDW
- a CDS encoding 2-isopropylmalate synthase, with protein sequence MNDKLIIFDTTLRDGEQSPGASMTRDEKLRIARQLERMRVDVIEAGFAAASNGDFESVRAIAEAVKESTVCSLARANENDIRRAGEAIRSAARGRIHTFIATSPIHMEKKLRMTPDQVVEQAVKAIGWAKEYTDDIEFSAEDAGRSEIDFLCRIFEAVIDAGATTINVPDTVGYNVPEQFAATIATLIERVPNSDKVVWSVHCHNDLGLAVANSLAAVRAGARQVECTINGLGERAGNASLEEVVMAVRTRRDVFQCDTGIDTTQIVPASKLVSGVTGFPVQPNKAIVGANAFAHESGIHQDGVLKHRETYEIMRAEDVGWGANKLVLGKHSGRNAFRSRLQELGIVVESEDHLNHAFARFKELADKKHEIFDEDLHALMSDEATTPELEHYRLVSSRFHSETGETPQAELTLAVGGQETHIAAEGSGPVDAAFKAIETVARSGSELLLYSVNAITTGTDAQGEVTVRLALDGKVVNGQGADTDIIVASAKAYLNALNKLHSKLERVNPQV